GCACCAGTGTGCGGCTGACGATCTGGCCGTCCTGATAGTCCACCTGCTCCGCCATGTGCAGAACCTTCTGCTTTTCAATATTCTTATACATAATGGTGTTCCTCCCACAAAATAATAATGAAAGTAGTATGGCCCGGTGCGTCGTTAAAAATCCAGCTTTGTCCGGACGCAGATCTCACGAATTTTGGCCTGTAAGCGCTTGAGATCCTCGAAAGTCTCCGGCTTCTTGCCGGGGTCCCGCAGCAGGGCCGCCGGGTGGTACATGGCCATCTTTTCTATGCCGTCCTGCCGGAAAAACAGGCCGTGCTCCTGCGTGATGCGGAAATCAGGCTTGATAAGCTCCATGGCGCTGATGCGCCCCAGACACACCAGGATTTTCGGCTGCATCAGCTCCATTTGCCGCCGCAGATAGCCGCTGCACGCCTCCTTCTCGGTGTTCAGCGGGTCCCGGTTTTGGGGCGGGCGGCACTTGACACTGTTGGTGATATAGATGCGCTCACGGGACAGGCCGATCATTTGCAGCATATCGTCCAGCAGCTTCCCGGCCCGGCCCACAAAGGGCTCCCCCTGCTTGTCCTCGTTGGCGCCGGGGGCCTCCCCCACCAGCAGCACCTCCGCCGCCGGATCGCCCACGCCGAACACCACCTGGGTCCGCTCCTGGGCCAGACTGCACGCCCGGCAGACCAGACACCGCTGCCGCAGCTGTTCCCACTGCTGATCCATGGCCGCTCCTCCTCTCTCACATTCGATAGTACCATCGATATCAGGCGCATTGACCCTTGCTTATCGACGGTATCAGCATAGCAGAAAAAAATGGCTTTGGCAAGTGGGGATACCCACTCTCCTCCGGGACACACTGTCTCCAGAAAGGAGACGCTGCCCATGTACCTCTGGAGCTTTCTGACCTACGGCTTTCTGGGCTATCTGCTGGAGAAGGTCTATGCCCTTGTCACCCGTTCCCGCCACACCATCCGCAAGGGGTATCTGCTGCTGCCGGTGTGTCCGGTGTACGGCCTTGCCATGCTGGCGGTGCTGGCTCTGCCGCCGGATATGACGGACACCTTCTGGCACTTGGCCCTCTATGGCGGACTCACCGCCACGGCGGTGGAATACGCTGTCCATTTCTGCTGC
The genomic region above belongs to Vescimonas coprocola and contains:
- a CDS encoding uracil-DNA glycosylase encodes the protein MDQQWEQLRQRCLVCRACSLAQERTQVVFGVGDPAAEVLLVGEAPGANEDKQGEPFVGRAGKLLDDMLQMIGLSRERIYITNSVKCRPPQNRDPLNTEKEACSGYLRRQMELMQPKILVCLGRISAMELIKPDFRITQEHGLFFRQDGIEKMAMYHPAALLRDPGKKPETFEDLKRLQAKIREICVRTKLDF